The sequence CGTGACCGGGTCCATCACGAACGACAGCAGCGGAATGCCGACGATCGAGAACCCGCCGCCGAATGCGCCCTTCATGAAGCAGATCAGGAACACCCCGGCAAAGGCGATGAGGACAGTAGTGACCGTCAGTGCCATCTGCGCGTCTCCAAGTCCGTCGCGTCCAAGTCAGTCGCGTCCAAGTCCGTCAGCCGCGTCCGGACAGCGCCGTTACTCCGCTTGCGACCTCGGGGGCCGACCGTCCTTGTTTCGGAAAAACAGGCCGGGCAGCACAGAGGGCAGTCCAAAGGTCAATCCGAGGAATGCCAGAAACAGATCGAGATAACTCAGGGGCAATGTCGTCACTCCGCTGGCACCAGGCGGTCCCGGTGCAATTTGCTGATTGCCCGGAATATGATCCGATATCCACATCGGTACAATATGAACATTGCTCTCGGTGCAATGTTGACCGGCAGGCTGGATCGCGCCCCGTCCCGAGCGTAGCCGTCCGATGGAGCTGAACGAGATTGCGGTCTTTGCCGTTGTGGCACGCATCTGACGGCCGCGCCCTCGCGCAGGCGTGATCGCGCGACCTGATGGTCACGCCAGCAGCAAATCTTTGAGCGAGAGCAGCGGTGCTAGCAGCCGAGCTGGTCGGCGATGCCGCCAAAGTCCTTCGCGACGATGTCCCAATTGCCGGTCGCCTCGAAATCGACCTTCTGCAGCGGACCGTACTCCGTCGGACGCGCCACGAACGCTGTCTTCAGACCGTACTTCTGCGCAGCGGCGAGATCGCCGTTGTGGGCGGCGACCATCATCACTTCTTCGGGCTTGAGGCCGAGCAGCCGTGCGGCACCGAGATAGGTTTCGGGATCGGGCTTGTAGTGCTCGAACAGCTCGGCCGACATGATGAGATCCCACGGCAGGCCGGCAAACTTGGCCATGTTGGTGAGGAGCGCGACGTTGCCGTTCGACAGCGGCGAGATCACGAATTTCGTCTTCAACCGGGTCAGGCCGGCGACGCTGTCGGGCCACGGATTGAGGCGGTGCCAGCCCTTGGTGAGGTGATCGAGGTCGACCTCGGTGAGGCCCTTGATCTCGAACTTCTCGACCAGCTTCTCCAGCGAGCGGCGATGCAGATCGTCGAGCATGACATAGCCGCGCTCGGGATGTTTGCGCACGTCATCCATCGACGCGACATACATGCCGCGCCAGCCGTCGACCAGAGCGGTCCAGTCGGCGCTGATGCCGCGGCCCTTCGCCCACCACATGAAGTCGGTGATCAGGCTGGTGCGCCAGTCCACGACCGTGCCGAACACGTCGAAGACGAGGGCTTTGACGGCGGAAAGGTCGGACATGTGCGCTTCCCTTGTTGTTCTTGTTGGCGTTCCGGGGCGAAAGGACCGCGCAAAGCGCGGCCCTGAGAACCCGGAATCTCGCGCCGTCATCTCTGGATTCCGGGTTCGACGCTTTCGCGTCGCCCCGGAATGACTCAGAGGAATTAGTCCAGGTGGAACTTCGCGAGCTCGCGGTGCTCGGCCTTGATGTAGCGCACGGTGCCGGTGACGGAGCGCATCACCACCGTCTCGGTCTCGATCACGCCGTCCTTGCGGAATTTCACGCCCGAGAGCAGCGAGCCCGTGGTGACGCCGGTGGCGGCGAACAGGCAGTCGCCCCGCGCCATGTCCTCGATGCCGTAGATCATCTTGGGATCGTTGACGCCCATCTTGGCGGCGCGCTCGCGCTTCTCGTCGGAATCGAGGATCAGGCGGCACTGCATCTGGCCACCGATACAACGCAGCGCCACGGCCGCCAGCACGCCTTCCGGCGCACCGCCAGTGCCGAGATACATGTCGACGCCGGTGTTGTCGGGGTCGGCGCAGTGGATCACGCCGGCGACGTCGCCGTCGGTGATGAGGCGCACGGCAGCCCCAGTCGAGCGCACGCTCTCGATGATGCTGGCATGGCGCGGACGGTCGAGCACGAGAACGGTGATGCCATCAGGCTTGACACCCTTGGCCTTGGCGAGCCGGCGCACATTGTCGGCGGGCGAGGCATCAATTTCGACAACACCCTTGTCATAACCGGGACCGATCGCGAGCTTCTCCATGTAGACGTCGGGCGCGTGCAACAGCGTGCCGCCGTCGGCCATCGCCATGGTGGCGATCGAGCCCGGCATGTTCTTGGCGCACAGCGTGGTGCCTTCGAGCGGGTCGACCGCGATGTCGACTTGCGGGCCGGCCTTGAGGCCGACCTGCTCGCCGATATAGAGCATCGGCGCCTCGTCGCGCTCACCCTCGCCGATCACGATGGTGCCCTGGATCGGCAGCTTGTTCAGCTCGCGCCGCATGGCGTCGACCGCGGCCTGGTCGGCCGCCTTCTCGTTACCGTGCCCGCGCAGTCGCGCCGACGACACCGCCGCCCGCTCCGTCACCCGCACGATCTCCAGCGTGAGAATGCGCTCGAGCAAGGCGTGCGGGGGGACTTCAATATGGGTCGACATCGGCTAGCTCCTTCGAAGACGTTTGGGACGGAAATCTCCGTCCGTATCAACTCGTAACACCAACAGTTCGTTCGAACCGTGTCAGTTCTTCTCGATCCTTATGACCTGCGGCCGTCCGCTGATGACCTTGTCCTTCTGCACGGCGGCGAGCGCGCGTCGCACGGCATCCTCATGCGTTGCGTAGGTGATCAGGATGACGGGCACCGGCACCGCCTTGCCGTCGGCCGGCGCAGCGCCGCCATTGGGATGGCGCTGCACGATCGACTCGATCGAAATCTTCTGTTCTGCAAGCCGGGTCGCGATCGCAGCCGCGGTGCCCGGGAAATCTCGCGCCAGCAGGCGGATGTAGTAGCCGCCTTCATGCCGCTCCATCGGCGCCTTCTTGGTG is a genomic window of Bradyrhizobium sp. CB1717 containing:
- a CDS encoding haloacid dehalogenase type II, yielding MSDLSAVKALVFDVFGTVVDWRTSLITDFMWWAKGRGISADWTALVDGWRGMYVASMDDVRKHPERGYVMLDDLHRRSLEKLVEKFEIKGLTEVDLDHLTKGWHRLNPWPDSVAGLTRLKTKFVISPLSNGNVALLTNMAKFAGLPWDLIMSAELFEHYKPDPETYLGAARLLGLKPEEVMMVAAHNGDLAAAQKYGLKTAFVARPTEYGPLQKVDFEATGNWDIVAKDFGGIADQLGC
- the glpX gene encoding class II fructose-bisphosphatase; its protein translation is MSTHIEVPPHALLERILTLEIVRVTERAAVSSARLRGHGNEKAADQAAVDAMRRELNKLPIQGTIVIGEGERDEAPMLYIGEQVGLKAGPQVDIAVDPLEGTTLCAKNMPGSIATMAMADGGTLLHAPDVYMEKLAIGPGYDKGVVEIDASPADNVRRLAKAKGVKPDGITVLVLDRPRHASIIESVRSTGAAVRLITDGDVAGVIHCADPDNTGVDMYLGTGGAPEGVLAAVALRCIGGQMQCRLILDSDEKRERAAKMGVNDPKMIYGIEDMARGDCLFAATGVTTGSLLSGVKFRKDGVIETETVVMRSVTGTVRYIKAEHRELAKFHLD